One part of the Glycine max cultivar Williams 82 chromosome 14, Glycine_max_v4.0, whole genome shotgun sequence genome encodes these proteins:
- the LOC102665848 gene encoding importin-5-like — MPYLKAILVNANDKSNRMLRAKAMECISLVGMAVGKEKFRDDAKQVMDVLMSLQQSQLDVDDPTASYMLQAWARLCKCLGQDFLPYMGFVMPPLLQSAQLKPNVTIITSADSDTEFDEDDDRCPFSYCY, encoded by the exons ATGCCATACTTAAAAGCTATTTTGGTGAACGCAAATGATAAATCTAATCGTATGCTTCGAGCCAAAGCAATGGAGTGCATTAGTTTGGTAGGAATGGCCGTTGGAAAGGAGAAGTTCAGGGATGATGCCAAACAG GTCATGGATGTCTTGATGTCACTGCAACAATCTCAACTGGATGTTGATGATCCAACTGCAAGTTACATGTTACAA GCATGGGCACGGCTTTGCAAGTGCCTTGGGCAGGATTTTCTCCCATATATGGGTTTTGTGATGCCTCCTTTGCTCCAGTCTGCACAACTTAAGCCCAATGTGACCATTATTACATCAGCGGATTCTGATACTGAatttgatgaagatgatgacagGTGCCCTTTCAGTTATTGTTACTGA